The sequence CATGATCGAGCCGCCCTGAAGTCCCGTGTAGATATAGCGGGAAATCGCATCCCATGCTTCCGAGCAGAAAGGCATCTTCGGCCCGCCTGCGACCTCGTCCGGATTTCCTTCCGTCTTCACCAGAGTGGAGAGGCCCATGTGCCAGAAATCATCCTTGCCAGCAGCGCGTTCGAAGATGAACGTGTCGCCCACATTGTAGCAGGGGCAGGCGCCCGACTTCGGATCCATGCAGTATGCTTCCTGCAGTTCCGGATACAGTTTCTTATCAATGACAGTCACTTTTACCTTATGCAGCATTTCATTCACTCCCTGTTTCCACATGGCGGTTTTCCCGCTCTTATTCTTATGAAATTATTTAATGAAAAATGCGCGTCCTGCTTTTCTCGGCGCCGCCTTCGGTGTCTGATCCGCATAGCCGATGACCAGGTTGCCGATGCCAAGGTATTCCCCTTCAAGGCCGGCCTTCTTCAGGATTTCCTTTCCTTCTTCCGTCTCGTAGACTTCCTTCGCGCGGTGGATCCAGCATCCGCCAAGTCCCAGTGCATGAGCGGCAAGAAGCATCTGACCGATGGCGAGGCTTCCGTCTTCGACGCCCTTATCCCAGTCCTTCGGTGTCAGCACGGAAATCACGACCGGCGCACCATAGAAAGGATCGAAACCTTCCTTCCATCCGCCAGCCTTGCGGTTCAGATCAGAAAGCGCATCACGAGTTTCCTTGTCCGTGACCGCCAGAATCACCGGCTTCTGGTATCCCATGCCGCTTGGCGCATACAGCCCTGCTTCCACAATTTCCTGCACAAGCTCTTCCGGCACAGCCTCCGCCTTGTACTTTCTGACACTCCTGCGGCTTACAAGCGCATCCATGACTTCGTTCATATGTAAAACCTCCTTCGTTATTCTGTTTCAAGTATAGACCCATTACCAGCTTTTAAACAAGTACGATATTTTTATGACAGCACACTACTTTAGTAGAGTGTATGCAGTGAAATATAGTACTTGCCCGCGCCGCTCACGCGTAGTACCATCATAGGAAAGAAAGGACGATGCAAATGGACCTGAAACTTGCGCACGAAGAATTCGAACGCGGCATCACGCACACCGGATTCCACTACACCATGTCCCTCATCAAGGGAAAATACAAACTGGGCATCATCTACTGCCTCATGATGAACGGCCCCACACGCTACAACGAACTCAAACGCCGCCTCGAAGCTGCCACCTTCCGCTCCCTGACGAACTCCCTCAAGGAACTCGAAGCCGACGGCCTCATCAGCCGCAAAGAATACAGCCAGATTCCCCCGAAGGTCGAATACGACCTGACCGAAAAAGGGAAATCCATGACACCTTTCCTGGAGCTCCTCTGCGACTGGGGCTGCGAGCACATGCCGAAAGAAAAATAAGGAAATGAAAAAGGACTGTGACGAAATGTGTAATCATTCCGTTACAGTCCTTTTTGTGTGGGTATATTGACTAACACCGAAAAACCTCGCTCCGCTCGTGGAGATGAACCTCCTCAGGCGCATGCGCGCCAGCTCCACCTACGGGGCGAACTCTAACACCCTTAAACCGAACTTCGTTCGAGAAAAGGAAAAAGCAGAGTTTAAACGGATTTTGTCACATCCCCTTTTTTAGTGGAATTCACTTAGAACTTATATGCTGCAGAGACCTGGAAATTCCAGTCGTCATGAAGACCGGAAGAGAATTCGCGGGCAGCGGACAGGGACAGGCGCGCAAATGGCGTAATGTCACAGCGGTAACCGATGCCGAGTGTCTTGACGTGTTCCTTTCCGCTTTCGGAAATGTCCATCGTATTCCATGCATCAGACATGGTGCCGTCTATATCATATCCGGTGCGGATGCCCCAGCCTGCATAAGCGGTAAGAAGGGATACCGGCGAGAGCGGAAGGGACGCTTTGAGTCCGGCTGAGAAGGAGCTGTAATGGCTTTCCTTCATGGTGAACGGGAATCCTTCCCCATCCTTCGTCGTGAATCCGCGGATGCCTGCATAAGCAGCGCGGACAAGAGGTGTGATCGTGCCCTTTCCTGCCGGGACATCCACGCCGACTTCTGCATGGACGCCCGTTGTGCGCGTGCTCATATCGGCCAGACTGGTGTCCTTGATGCGGATTCCGCCGGCAAAGATATCTCCCGCCGCGTAGAGTCCGCCTGCAAAGTCATGACGCCCGTAAAGGGAGACACGGGTGAATTTCTTCTTCATGGACACTTCCCCGAGATTTTCCGTCCCGTCGAGCGAGGAATTCGTATGCATGACAGAAATACCGGCGCGGGAATGATCGGTATGATAGAAATCGACGCCGGCCGCCAGATCGTTGTGGCTTCCGCTCCAGTCTCCCGGACCGTAATTGCCGCGTGACCAGTGTGCCCACACATTTTCATCATTGCTGTCCGGATAGAGCGGCGCATCCATGCCTGCCATGATGAAGCGGCCTGCTCTTCTGACAGCGCCTATCGTGCGGAGGGCTTTATCGGAAACAACATTCTTATCCACTTCATACTTCCCTCCGACATAGCCTGCACTTTCATCCTGGCTGACCGGTGTCACGATGCCGTACATGCTCTCATCCGTCATTGTTGTGACGCCCTTAAGGGTTACACTGCTCCCTTGATCAAAAGACATGATCTTCGTCTTGGCCAGTTCGGAGGCCGGGGTCACGCCCTTTTCTCCGTTGGCGCTGACATAGACCGTGCCAGATGCCGTTTTCGTATTGAGGAGACTGTGCGCATCATCCGTCACTTTGACAGCCAGCGTGCCGTTCTCACTCTTGAAATCATCCGTAGTCAGCGTTACCGGCGCATCTTTTCCGGAAAGATTCAGAGTGGCCTGCTTCATGGACAGAGAGGATGCTGTTGAATCCTTTGTCACATTCCATTGGGATCCTTCATCCAGGCTGACATTGACTTTGCCGGCCTTATTGGCAAGGAGCGCGCCAAACCTTTCTTTGTAATCCGGTATATTGACGTACTGTTTGAGATCCTTATCAATATTCATCTTCTCATTATCCACAGCCGCAGCACCTTCGAAAGTGCCGCCCTTGCTGATATTGATATCCATGACACCGCCATACGATGCCCAGACGGTGCCTTCATCCTTGTACTGCCCGTCTGCATCGGCAGAAACATCATAAGGAATCCCCTGATCCGGATCCGCGGAGGCCGCTTCATGGTAATGGCCTTCCGGATTGAATTTCAGTTCTTTGGCATTGATTGTCACTTTATTGCCAAGGAATATCGCGCTTGCCGACGTATCAAGAGTCAGCGAATCCGCATTGACCGTCGTTTCCGCTCCTTCTTCCAAAGCGGCATAGACATCCGATCCGCCAGACTGGACACGGTAAAGATGCGCTTCGGGAGCGGACAGGACTGCTGTCCCGTTGATATTCTTCACGCCGCCCTCCAAAGTGAGTGTCTTCCCTGCCTCTACCTTTGCCGTGCCGGAGTGGCTGATGGAAATGGACTGGTCGACCGGCTTGCCGTTCCTGGCGTTGCCCTTCGTATTTGCGATACTTTCCAGACTGATATTTTCTGCGCCAAGCGTTACGGATGAATCCGCTGCTTCTGCGTAGGATGCTGCATCCATGATGAGCGCACCGGCTGAAAGATTTTCAAGGCCGTGGATATCCAGCGTATTGCCGCCTTCTTTTACCATGATCGGATCCTTGATGGCAAGTGTTCCTCCATTTTTGGCCGCGATTGTGACTGTGTTCTTGTACTCTTCCTTTGGATTTCTCATATCCAGAAGATCAAGATTCAGTGAGTCCATCGTGCCATTGATCGTATTGGCAGAAATGGAAACGTTCGAGCGTCCCTTGGCCTGCACCTTTTTCCCTTCCAGTGTCAGCGTGTCCGCTTCAATCGTGCCCTCATCCCCTGCGAGAATAATATTTCCTTTCATGGAAACATCATTGCCCTTGATAGAGAATGTATCCGCTGTCTTTGACTTGATGGAGGAAGTGCTCGTTTCATCAAATTCAAGCCCGCCTTCCAGATGGATGCTCTTCCCTGTGAGCGCCATCTTCGACCGGCCGCCTGAAAGGACGACAGAATCATGGACGGTAAGAGATTCCGTATTCTCATCGCCGATGACCGTTTCCGCCAGGTCACTGTTTGTGCCAAGTCCGTTCATCTCAATTGTTTTGGCCAGCATCGTGAGCTTGGATTCGTGCCGGTTCGAGACATTGTTCGCCTTGATGAAATCCTTCGCTTTCAGCGTGATTTCAGACTCCTCAAATCCGGAAACACTGTTGATTGTCATGGAATTCGCATCCACTGAAATGATGCCCTCGCCGGATCCCGTCTGGATATCTCCCACGCGGTAAGACCCGCCGGCAATGCCGCTCTGGCTGATCCAGTCATTCCTGCGGTCTCCGATTTCATTATTCGCATCGCCTGCTATGAGATCCCCGGTGAGGTGGACGATGACCGAGGAGTGGTACTCTTCCTCATCAGCCGGTTCATACCACTGGTTCTTATGCGCATAGAGCAGGTTGAAATTCATATCCTTTCCTTCGATCTGTATCGTCCCGCCCTTTTCAGCTTTTGCCACGATAGGATCATTCACCGTGAGCGTTCCTGAATAATCTTTAGTCAGATCGTAATGATTTTTGATGAAAGCACTGTCCAGATACTTCGGATGGACGGTGATCGTAATCGTATCGTCAGCTTTGCCGTCGTCCTTCCCGATCGTTCCCTTTGTCCCATCGATCGACATCACGTTGCCCTTCCCGCGGGCAACCAGTGTACCTGCAAGGTTCCCGCCCTCCGGTACGTCGATCTTAAGATTCGTTCCCGAGTGAATTTTTGATGCCAGATCAGCCTCAGGCCCCGTCAGCGTCAGTGCCGGCCCGTAAGACCTGGATCCTTCCGAGCTGTCCGCAAAAGCGAGCGTCGAAATGGTATGATTCAACAAGAAAGACAGAATAATATCATAAATATATTAGGAGGTCATTCTTATGCCAT is a genomic window of Veillonellaceae bacterium containing:
- a CDS encoding TIGR04076 family protein, with amino-acid sequence MWKQGVNEMLHKVKVTVIDKKLYPELQEAYCMDPKSGACPCYNVGDTFIFERAAGKDDFWHMGLSTLVKTEGNPDEVAGGPKMPFCSEAWDAISRYIYTGLQGGSIMRGWMKDERQMICCCSDGTRPVIFKIDRLDYQRVSIKGMGCENCEKKIRAAFEALPGVKEVTASHETGVAEVFLEAGVPEKTKGMYEKALSGIEGYEVTGVEE
- a CDS encoding nitroreductase family protein gives rise to the protein MNEVMDALVSRRSVRKYKAEAVPEELVQEIVEAGLYAPSGMGYQKPVILAVTDKETRDALSDLNRKAGGWKEGFDPFYGAPVVISVLTPKDWDKGVEDGSLAIGQMLLAAHALGLGGCWIHRAKEVYETEEGKEILKKAGLEGEYLGIGNLVIGYADQTPKAAPRKAGRAFFIK
- a CDS encoding helix-turn-helix transcriptional regulator, translating into MDLKLAHEEFERGITHTGFHYTMSLIKGKYKLGIIYCLMMNGPTRYNELKRRLEAATFRSLTNSLKELEADGLISRKEYSQIPPKVEYDLTEKGKSMTPFLELLCDWGCEHMPKEK
- a CDS encoding autotransporter outer membrane beta-barrel domain-containing protein, with the protein product MNHTISTLAFADSSEGSRSYGPALTLTGPEADLASKIHSGTNLKIDVPEGGNLAGTLVARGKGNVMSIDGTKGTIGKDDGKADDTITITVHPKYLDSAFIKNHYDLTKDYSGTLTVNDPIVAKAEKGGTIQIEGKDMNFNLLYAHKNQWYEPADEEEYHSSVIVHLTGDLIAGDANNEIGDRRNDWISQSGIAGGSYRVGDIQTGSGEGIISVDANSMTINSVSGFEESEITLKAKDFIKANNVSNRHESKLTMLAKTIEMNGLGTNSDLAETVIGDENTESLTVHDSVVLSGGRSKMALTGKSIHLEGGLEFDETSTSSIKSKTADTFSIKGNDVSMKGNIILAGDEGTIEADTLTLEGKKVQAKGRSNVSISANTINGTMDSLNLDLLDMRNPKEEYKNTVTIAAKNGGTLAIKDPIMVKEGGNTLDIHGLENLSAGALIMDAASYAEAADSSVTLGAENISLESIANTKGNARNGKPVDQSISISHSGTAKVEAGKTLTLEGGVKNINGTAVLSAPEAHLYRVQSGGSDVYAALEEGAETTVNADSLTLDTSASAIFLGNKVTINAKELKFNPEGHYHEAASADPDQGIPYDVSADADGQYKDEGTVWASYGGVMDINISKGGTFEGAAAVDNEKMNIDKDLKQYVNIPDYKERFGALLANKAGKVNVSLDEGSQWNVTKDSTASSLSMKQATLNLSGKDAPVTLTTDDFKSENGTLAVKVTDDAHSLLNTKTASGTVYVSANGEKGVTPASELAKTKIMSFDQGSSVTLKGVTTMTDESMYGIVTPVSQDESAGYVGGKYEVDKNVVSDKALRTIGAVRRAGRFIMAGMDAPLYPDSNDENVWAHWSRGNYGPGDWSGSHNDLAAGVDFYHTDHSRAGISVMHTNSSLDGTENLGEVSMKKKFTRVSLYGRHDFAGGLYAAGDIFAGGIRIKDTSLADMSTRTTGVHAEVGVDVPAGKGTITPLVRAAYAGIRGFTTKDGEGFPFTMKESHYSSFSAGLKASLPLSPVSLLTAYAGWGIRTGYDIDGTMSDAWNTMDISESGKEHVKTLGIGYRCDITPFARLSLSAAREFSSGLHDDWNFQVSAAYKF